From one Anaerococcus prevotii DSM 20548 genomic stretch:
- the pnp gene encoding polyribonucleotide nucleotidyltransferase: MVKTYKYESKLGKDFEITIGKFAEQANGECYIKSGDTSLLVTAVASEKPREGIDFFPLICDFQEKLYAVGKIPGGFLKREGKASDEATLISRQMDRPLRPLFPENYYNDVQIIATVLSMDEDNLPDPLTTIGASIALGISDIPFDGPVGACMVGKVGDKLIINPNKEEREKSSLELTVAGKKGAINMVEAGAKEISEGEMLEAMLLALEEIGNISDFIQTIIDDIGKEKIEVAQVEETELDRKISADFEEEIKNSIRTTDKTEREDNIFNIEEAAKEKYLEEYPESEDEIHRRIDNIMKKEVRRMISIDKIRPDGRDLTEIRPLSAEAGLLPRVHGSGLFQRGQTQVLSVVTLGSPADVQIIDGLNREEIQKRYIHQYNFPPFCVGDVRPLRGPGRREIGHGRLAERALLPVLPDEKDFPYTIRVVSEVLSSNGSSSQASICGSTLSLMDAGVPITKPVAGIAMGLIKEDDSISILTDIQGLEDHLGDMDFKVAGTRDGITALQMDMKIDGITREVLEESLNDAHSARMRILDVIESAIEKPRSDISDYAPRLFTIDIDPEKVRDVIGSGGKTINKIIDATGVKIETEDDGHITVASEDGESGKKAIEMIKSIVTDPKPGDIYTGKVVRIMNFGAFVEIAIGKEGLLHISQIDHHRVEKVEDVLSVGDEVKVKVTEIDRQGRINLSRKALLEKPEAWPVDESPYRKDKKDK, from the coding sequence TTTTCCCATTAATTTGTGATTTTCAAGAAAAATTATATGCAGTAGGAAAGATTCCTGGGGGATTCCTCAAAAGAGAAGGAAAGGCAAGCGATGAGGCAACCCTTATTTCTCGTCAAATGGACAGACCTTTAAGACCACTTTTCCCAGAAAACTACTATAATGACGTACAAATCATAGCCACAGTTTTGTCTATGGATGAAGATAACCTCCCAGACCCACTTACCACAATTGGAGCTTCAATCGCCTTAGGAATATCTGATATTCCATTCGATGGTCCTGTTGGAGCTTGTATGGTTGGCAAAGTTGGAGATAAACTAATTATAAATCCAAACAAGGAAGAAAGAGAAAAATCGAGCTTAGAGCTTACTGTAGCTGGTAAGAAGGGCGCTATCAACATGGTAGAAGCTGGAGCAAAGGAGATTTCTGAAGGAGAAATGCTTGAAGCAATGCTTCTTGCCCTAGAAGAGATAGGTAATATTTCTGACTTTATCCAAACTATAATCGATGATATAGGTAAAGAAAAAATCGAAGTAGCTCAGGTAGAAGAGACAGAACTTGATAGAAAGATTTCAGCTGACTTTGAAGAAGAAATTAAAAACTCAATCAGAACTACAGATAAGACTGAAAGAGAAGATAATATCTTCAATATCGAAGAAGCTGCTAAGGAAAAATATCTAGAAGAATATCCAGAAAGTGAAGATGAAATTCACAGAAGAATTGATAATATCATGAAAAAAGAAGTACGTCGTATGATTTCAATCGATAAGATTAGACCAGACGGACGTGATCTTACAGAAATCAGACCACTTTCTGCAGAGGCAGGCCTTCTTCCAAGAGTACACGGATCAGGACTTTTCCAAAGAGGTCAAACTCAAGTTCTATCTGTAGTAACCCTAGGCTCTCCTGCTGATGTTCAAATTATAGATGGACTTAATAGAGAAGAAATTCAAAAAAGATACATCCACCAATACAACTTCCCACCATTCTGTGTTGGAGATGTAAGACCACTTAGAGGACCAGGTCGTCGTGAGATTGGTCACGGACGTTTGGCTGAAAGAGCCCTACTACCAGTACTTCCAGATGAAAAAGACTTCCCTTACACAATAAGAGTCGTATCAGAAGTATTATCATCAAACGGTTCAAGCTCTCAAGCTTCTATCTGTGGATCAACCCTTTCTCTTATGGATGCAGGTGTTCCAATAACAAAACCTGTTGCAGGAATTGCCATGGGTCTTATCAAGGAAGATGACTCTATATCAATCCTTACAGATATCCAAGGCCTAGAAGACCACCTAGGAGATATGGACTTTAAGGTAGCTGGAACTCGTGATGGAATTACAGCCCTACAAATGGATATGAAAATCGACGGAATAACAAGAGAAGTCCTAGAAGAATCTCTAAACGATGCTCACAGTGCTAGAATGAGAATTCTAGACGTTATAGAATCCGCAATCGAAAAGCCAAGAAGCGATATATCTGATTATGCGCCAAGACTATTTACAATCGACATCGACCCAGAAAAGGTTCGTGATGTAATAGGTTCTGGTGGAAAGACAATCAACAAGATAATAGATGCTACTGGAGTGAAGATTGAAACTGAAGATGATGGACACATTACAGTTGCTTCAGAAGATGGCGAAAGTGGTAAGAAGGCCATTGAGATGATAAAATCTATCGTTACAGATCCAAAGCCAGGCGATATCTATACAGGTAAGGTAGTTAGGATTATGAACTTCGGAGCCTTTGTAGAAATTGCAATTGGTAAGGAAGGCCTCCTTCACATCTCTCAAATCGACCACCACAGGGTAGAAAAGGTTGAAGATGTCTTAAGCGTAGGAGATGAGGTTAAGGTAAAGGTAACAGAGATTGATAGGCAAGGAAGAATTAACCTATCAAGAAAGGCCCTCCTAGAAAAACCAGAAGCATGGCCAGTAGACGAATCACCTTACAGAAAAGATAAAAAAGATAAGTAA